In the Terriglobia bacterium genome, CGTGGTAAGGCACGTCCACTCGTCCGCGGATTCAATTTATCGAACCGAGCGTCGGCTATCCTGTTGAAAGCCATAGCGGCACTGCGAGCTCCGACCATCGCCGCAAGAATCCAGCTGGTTTGCCACAGCGTTGGTAAACCCTTTCGCGCCAATAATGCGCCTATAAATGCAAATGGAAGGGCGAAGACGGTGTGCTCGAACTTAATCATATCGAGCGTTATGTGTAACTTACGTAATATCAACACTTAGCTCCCGATAATCGGCACACCAAGTCTAACTCACTATGACGTACTCGAAGCAACGACTTAGGGAGATAACGGCGCTGAAGAAAGAGGCCGTCCGGCGAATCCAGACGGACATCGGCGAGATTCACCCCTCCCCCACACGAAAATATATCCATGAATTTAATAAGGAATTCCAAGGCTTTGAGTCCGTCTGCACACCTCAAGACATCCTCCAACAGGCAGAACGGGCGAATCTGATCTGGATCGGCGACTATCACGCTTTGCCGGCCTGCCAGGCCTATGCCGTAAGCTTGTTGAAGGA is a window encoding:
- a CDS encoding UbiA family prenyltransferase, translated to MIKFEHTVFALPFAFIGALLARKGLPTLWQTSWILAAMVGARSAAMAFNRIADARFDKLNPRTSGRALPR